The DNA region CTCCTGGAATATACGATAGAACTTTTGGAACAATCATATTAGACGAAAATGGACAATTACTAAGAAACATCGATCTTCCTGACTATGGTCCAAACAATTTTGTAATATCACCAGATGGAACTAAAGCTGCCTATATAGAACAAGATAATTCTAAAAATACTGCTAATAGCAGTAATACAGAACAAGCCCCTGTTGATCTTAACAATATTCAGAGTACTCTTAAAATTATTGATATAAAGACTGGCGCTACAAAAGAAATAATAAAATGCCCATATATATCCAATATAATATGGAACAATACAGGTGATTCCTTATCTTTCACTTCTGGAAGACCTTATATCCTGGAAAAGTCAATAGATGCTAAAAATATGATAAAATTTTCTGCTACTAGAAATGAAAATATAGATTCCTATGTTATTACTTTTGATAAATAGGTCTATTTCATTAACGAAAATTTATAGATAAAAACGTATGAGGTGATAAGTAATATGGAAATAAAAAATCATTTTGGTGTTGATATAGTGATAGCTTCATTAATAATTGGATCTATTTGTATGATTATACTTTATTTAATTGCCTAGGTGAATTTGAAGCCGCAATTCTATATGAGCAGCATTTAGTAGAATTCCATCAGCAGGATATAAGACATGTATTCTATCTAATAGCTAGTGAAGAGAAGGGGCATGCTGAACATTTAACTCAAGTATTATTAAAATATGACACGGATAAATATGGTTCTCTTATGTAAGCTGAATAATGTAAAATAATCTGTTCACACCCCTAACAAGAATAATTACATACTCTCATGGAGTTTACACAGATTATTTTACACTCTCTTATTTCACAAACTCGATACATTCTTTTATACTTCTTACAATTCACTTTACACAAAGTTAAGATATTCTTTGAAGTTACAACTATCCTCGTTACTCTGAATAGGACTTACCGGCATTCAAAATACCCTTGTCATCAAAGGCTTTTTTGATTCTCATCATATATTCTACATTAATTTCATCCGTTACATCAATGAAATATGATCTTTTATTAAGTCCTATGCCATGCTCTCCAGAGGGTAGTCCATTAAGTTCTTTTCCCTTTCTATAAAGGGCTTGCAGCAGCAATTTAGATTTCTCATTCCACTGACTTTCCTCCATGCCATTTCGTATGACGCATAAATGTACATTTCCATCACCGGCATGTCCAAAACTACTTATCTTAATGCCAAATTCTTTTTCTGCCACTTTAGTATAATTAATAAAATCTGCTGATTTATCTATCGGTACTACAATATCTATAGGTTCCTGCTCAGACACAGCTTCTACTGCAGTCACAAGAGCTCCTCTTATCTTCCAAGTTCTCTCTATGTCTTCCTTTTTATCAAGTAAAATAAAATCCAAAGCATTATTTTCTAAAGCTACTTCTTTTACCTTATTGTAGTTGCTCTCTATTTCAAAAGTTTCGTCTCCATCAAAGGTTAATAATAAATATGCTTGTCCATAGTTGCAGGGAAACTTCAGCTTTAAAAAATTCTCTGCATTTTCAATAACATCCTTCTCCATAAACTCAATTGCCGTAGGATTTGCATTCTTTTTTATTATTTTAATAACGGTATCTATGCCTTCTTCTAGGGAATTAAAAGGAATAAGCGCACTTACACTTTTCTGAGGCTTTGGTATAAGCTTCAAAATAGCTTTAGTTATAATTCCAAGTGTACCTTCTGAACCTATAATTAAGTCCTTTATGTCAAGACCAGAACTATTTTTTATAATCTTTCCACCAAGATTTAATATACTTCCATCAGCTAAAACCACCTCTAAGCCCATAACATAATCTCTGGTGACTCCATACTTTACTGCTCTCATTCCACCAGCATTAGTGCTTATATTTCCACCTATAGAAGCATTTTTTTCACCTGGATCTGGAGGATAAAAAAGTCCTTTTTCTTCAACAAATTTTTGCAGCTCTGTAAGAAGTATTCCTGGTTCTACTGTTACAGTAAGGGTATTTTCATCTAATTCTAATATATTCTTCATTAAAGACACATCTAATATAATGCCACCTTTAGTTGGAATAGTTGCTCCTACTAGTCCCGTACCAGCGCCTCTAGGGGTCACCGCTATGTTGTTTTCATAAGCAAATTTCATTATACTGCTTACTTCATCAGTATTTATAGGAAAAACCAATACATCTGCCTCACCTTTATTTCTGTTCAAAGCATCACTTAAATATTTGTCCTCTATGTCTTTGCCAAGCTTTATTCTATTTTTGTCGTCTATAATATGAAACAAATCATTATAATTCATAAACATACCTTCTTTTTATAAACTTTAATTTTACATACAATTCATTTAACATTACTTATTCGCTATTATTAATTTTATTATGTATATTTTATCCGATAACAGCGACACATAACTGGATAATTCATTTAAGCTCAGTGAGAGTACAAACCTCTCACTGAGTAAAATTCATTGATAAACAAATATAATAAAATAATGTTCGTCTTAAAAATTATTTAGATTATGAATGTTAAAAATTATCTCTTTGAAGATATCCTTGCCAATCCGTCTCCTATAAATTGTATAGCCTGAACTACAACCACAAGTATAATTACTGTAACTATCATTACTCCAGTTTCGTATCTATAATAACCATATCTAATAGCCAAATCTCCTATACCGCCGCCTCCTACAATTCCTGCCATGGCAGAAAAACTAATCAAGCTTACCAGAGTTACTGTTATACCTCTTATGAGACTTGGCAGCGCTTCTACTATAAGCACATCCGTTAATATTAGTCTGAGTTTTGCTCCAGAAGCAACAGCCGCCTCTAAAACGCCCCTGTCTACTTCATTAAAAGCTCCCTCTGCCAGTCTAGCAAAAAAAGCAATTGAGGCAATTGAGAGTGGTACAGCTGCTGCCCGTGGCCCTATACTTGTACCAACCATGATTTTAGTTATTGGTATTAATAGAACTAACAAAATTACAAAAGGTAATGAACGAATTATATTTACAATAATACCTGCAATAGAATTGACAATCTTATTCTTAAAAAATAATGAATTAGAAGTTAAATACAATATTAAACCTATGAGTCCACCTATAACAATAGATAAAATCATGGCAATTACTATCATGTTAAGAGAATCTTTAATTGCCTGACCTAATTCACTTTGTAATATACTAATGGTATTATTCAACTGGATTCACCTCTTCCTGCAAGTGATAATTCTCTTCAATCTCAGATACATTTTCTTTTATATATATTTTTGCTTTAGCTATCTCTTCCTTGTCCCCTGTAATATTTACAAGTAAAATACCAAGAGGTTTGTTGTTTATATAATCAATCTTTCCGTGAATTATACTTATATAAACTTTGAAATTTTTTGATACCTGTGATATTAAAGGCTCTATACTTTTATCTCCTTTAAAATGCAGCTTTACCAATTCTCCTAACTGAATTAATTTTTCTACTCCCATTGGAAGTTGAATATTTAAGTTTTTACTTATTAAAGATTTTGTTATGCTATCTTTAGGATCTGCAAATATAGTATAAACATCATTTGCTTCAACTACTTTTCCTGCACTCATTACTGCCATTCTATGAAAGAGTCTTTTTGCCACTTCCATTTCATGAGTAATAAATACAATAGTTATTCCATATTTCTCGTTTATTCTTTTAAGTAAATTCAAAATTTCTTCAGTATTTTCTAGATCTAAAGCTGAAGTCGCTTCATCACATAATAATATTTGAGGATTATTTGCCAATGCCCTTGCAATACCAACACGCTGCTTTTGACCACCACTTAAATTTGCTGGATAAACCTTAGCTTTCTCCTCCAACGAAACTAACTTCAATAATTCTTTTACCTTTTCTTCTCGCTTATTTTTAGGATAATTATTAGCTTTTAATACAAACTCTACATTTTCATAAACTGTCTTACCACTTATTAGGTTAAAATGCTGAAATATCATTCCAATCCTCAATCTAATTTTTCTAAGGGCTTCCCCACTTAAATTTGTAATATCCTCACCATCAATTATCACTTTACCACTGCTAGGTTTCTGCAATAAATTTATGGTTCTTACTAAAGTACTCTTTCCTGCCCCGCTTAAACCAACTATACCAAAGATTTCTCCCTTGTTTATGGTAAGATTAACATCTTTAACAGCTTCAACTTTAGTATTTTTTTCATTGAAAACTACACTTACATCTTTTAGTTCTATCAAAAACCTTCACCCCCAAAAAACTTTTGCATATAATAATTATCAACTTTTCATCTATATTCCAGCGAAAAAACTCATATTTATTATAAAAAATAATTAATGGCTAACTATATGATAAATTTAATGGGAGCATTAAACTCCCATTAAGTAAAATTCATTTATCTGATGACTAGCCGTTGTATCACTCTCGCCGCACTCTGTGAAAGCGATTCACACAAAATCCAAGATTTTGGTTCTCTGCTTTTCTTTAAGTGGGAGAAACAAACTCCCACTCAGTAAGATTAATTGATATTTTATTTTGTTCCGTACTTGCTTACATACCACTCTGGTTTATCAAAGGACTTAAATTCCCCGTTTTTATCCTCAATAGCATTTTTAAATTCTGCAGATTCTACAGCTGATTTTAAATCTTTTCCTAAATCCTTGTTTAAATCTTCTGTTCTCACTGCTATTACATTCTTATAATTTTCTGCTAATTTTTCCACTACTAAAGCCTTTGAAAAGTCCATTCCCGCAGCTATAGCATAGTTTCCTGTAATAAGTGCAATATCCACACTATCTAAGCTTCTTGGTTCCTGAGCTGCCTCTATTGGAACAAATTTTAAATTCTTTTTATTTTCTGTTACATCATTTTGAGTTGCTTTAGTTTGATCTATATTATCCTTAATATTAATTAAGCCTTGATTTTTAAGCAATGTTAAAGCTCTTGCTAAATTTGAAGGGTCATTGGGTATTGCAACCTTAGCTCCATTTGGTAAACTATCTATTGATTTTATTTTGTTTGAGAATATACCCATACCAGCTGTTGGAACACTTATAACTGCTGATAGATCTAAATTATTGTCCTTAGAAAACTTTTGTAAATATGCTGTATGTTGAAATAAATTTGCATCTATTTCTTTATTAGCTAAAGCTTTATTAGGTTGAACATAATCACTAAATTCTTTAATACTCACTTTGTATCCCTTTTTTTCAAGGGCTGGTGTTATAGCCTTCTTAACCATATCGCCATAAGGTCCTGGACAAACTCCTATAGTAATATTTTTTGTTTCCTTTGTACTCGATCCAGAATTATTGTTTGCTGATCCACAAGCTACTGTTCCTACAGTTAAAACTGCTGTTAATCCTACTAATAAAAGCTTCTTCAATTTGTTCATTATTTTCTCCCCTTACTGTTTACATAATCACAAAAATTTTCCTTAGTATTTTTATGTGATTTATTTAGTTCAGATTATATTACTTAGTATTCTTATATGATTATTATATAATTATTTTTTAATTTGTCAATATTTTTTATTACATTAATAAATTTTATAGAAATTTAATATAATTAGCACGAAAAAACACTAAATTTGTAAATTATCTGATTCTTATTTGATTAAGTTATTATTCCATTATTATCGTTAAATTATAATTAAACAAAACAAAAAAGGCTTTACCCAATAATAGGCAAATCCCATTTAAAGCTAACTCCATAAATTTATGAAGTTATAAGAGCAGAAAACAATCTATAACCATACTTCATAGATCTTATATATTGCAGCTGCGTTCCGACCTGCTGCAATGAAAAATTTAAATTATTTTAGAATATTGTTTAGTTCTTCAGACTCAGATTTATGACCTAGAAATAAAAAGATCATATACAAAGACACAATAGCAAGAAAAATTATTTTTAAATTGTTCATTATCCTTTTCCCCCTTTCCTAGATTTATATTAGCTGCTTGCAAAACCCATCGCCCGTTAGGGCTTAAGGCTTTACAAGCTATATCAAAAAGGATTTCCCCCACCCCATGTCGAATATATATATTATCGCCAAATAATATAAAAATGGAGGTATTCCTTATGATCAAATTAAAAAATCAAATTCATTTTTGTGACATTTATGAAGAAGTCGTAGACTGTTTTGAAGAAGATAAGCCTAAATTTATTAAGCTTTTTGAAGAACATATTAATTTAGAAATATTAATTCCTCATTCCTTTTTCAATGCTTACCACTCTTCAACTGGTCACCCAAGATATTATTCTCTTTCATCAATGCTAACCGCATTAATCCTTCAGAAAATACTTGGTTTATCTGAAACAAAAACCTTTTTAAATATTTTAAATCTTTCTAGCGAATTAAGAACTCTTTGCAGATTTTTTAAAGTTCCACATGAATCTCAATTTTCTAGATTTAAAAATGATTTCATTAATCATTTTCATAATTTTTTTAATCATTTAGTTCATATTACTGAACCTATTTGTCAACAATTAAATTCTACATTGTCAAAGATTATAATTGCTGATACTACAGGCATTGAAGCCTACGTTAAGGAAAATAATCCTAAATTTTTCGAATCTCTTTTGCGTGTGGGTAAATCAATGAAGAAGAAAATAGATTCGAATGTTATTCCTCATAAGTATGCTTATAGTAAAATGCCCAAAGAAACTTATGCAAATTCTGAAATCAAATTATCATATATTAATGGGCATTTTTGTTATGCCCTTAAAGCAACTACTCTTGTAAACGGATTAGGAATTATAAGACACATTGATTTCAACGATACTCAAATAATGGATTTTCAAAACAATAACACTGCTGAAGATGCTAAAGATCATTATGATTCAAAAACTTTAATTCCTATAATGAAACGCTTCCTCAATCAGCATAAAGATTTCAAATACAATTATTTTCTTGGTGATAGTGCCTATGATTGTGATGATAACTATAAATACTTAATTAAAGATTGTAGTATAGCTCCAATAATCTGCCTTAATCCTCGTAATTCATCTAATTTACCACAACCTAGCGGTTTCACTTCTGACGGAACTCCATTGTGTCCGAAGGATCCGGAACTTCCAATGAAGTTTGATGGCATTACTAGAGAAAAAGGACGTTCCATGAGAGTTAAATGGCTATGCCCAAAATCTAAAAAAATTAAAGTAAATGGTAAAACCAAATATAATCTAACTTGCACAAACCCCTGTACACCTTCTCCTTGTGGAAGAATATATCATCCAACAATAAATAAAGATTATAGGTTAAATTGTCCGATCCCAAGAGATTCTGAAGAATGGAACAATTTGTACAAAATCAGAACTGTAACTGAAAGAACAAACAATACACTTAAAAATCCATTAGGTCTATCGACCTTAAAAATAAACAAAAGTGATTCATTAAAAGCTGAATTATTTATAGCAGGTATAACTCAATTGATATCCTTAATAATTAGCTTTAAAATTGATAGTAAAAATAATGTTTTTTCAATAAAATCTTTAATAGCTGAATTTAAATTTTTTAAATAATATTTGTATTTGGCTACGTATTTACTTTTTTTAATTCTTAGTTTCGCAATCAGCTATAGATTTATATATTATTTTAATAAAGATTTTAATCTTAATATTATTTATTTTTATGTTTCTCAATCTATTTTTTATATATTTATTAATCTATAATAATAATTTATCATAATTTTATTTATAAATCAATAAAATTATGATATTTTAATAATTTTTATATTATTTTATTATTAAAATATCATATTAGTCTTTTATTTTATATCCATTTTTTTCATTTTCCTCCAGAGGGTTGTACGATCAATTTCAAGAAGCTCAGCTGCCTTTTTCTTATTAAACTTAGTCTTTATCAAAGCTTGTTCAATAATTTCTTTCTCAGAATTTTTTAATATTTTAT from Clostridium pasteurianum BC1 includes:
- a CDS encoding MetQ/NlpA family ABC transporter substrate-binding protein, which translates into the protein MNKLKKLLLVGLTAVLTVGTVACGSANNNSGSSTKETKNITIGVCPGPYGDMVKKAITPALEKKGYKVSIKEFSDYVQPNKALANKEIDANLFQHTAYLQKFSKDNNLDLSAVISVPTAGMGIFSNKIKSIDSLPNGAKVAIPNDPSNLARALTLLKNQGLINIKDNIDQTKATQNDVTENKKNLKFVPIEAAQEPRSLDSVDIALITGNYAIAAGMDFSKALVVEKLAENYKNVIAVRTEDLNKDLGKDLKSAVESAEFKNAIEDKNGEFKSFDKPEWYVSKYGTK
- a CDS encoding methionine ABC transporter ATP-binding protein; translation: MIELKDVSVVFNEKNTKVEAVKDVNLTINKGEIFGIVGLSGAGKSTLVRTINLLQKPSSGKVIIDGEDITNLSGEALRKIRLRIGMIFQHFNLISGKTVYENVEFVLKANNYPKNKREEKVKELLKLVSLEEKAKVYPANLSGGQKQRVGIARALANNPQILLCDEATSALDLENTEEILNLLKRINEKYGITIVFITHEMEVAKRLFHRMAVMSAGKVVEANDVYTIFADPKDSITKSLISKNLNIQLPMGVEKLIQLGELVKLHFKGDKSIEPLISQVSKNFKVYISIIHGKIDYINNKPLGILLVNITGDKEEIAKAKIYIKENVSEIEENYHLQEEVNPVE
- a CDS encoding methionine ABC transporter permease, yielding MNNTISILQSELGQAIKDSLNMIVIAMILSIVIGGLIGLILYLTSNSLFFKNKIVNSIAGIIVNIIRSLPFVILLVLLIPITKIMVGTSIGPRAAAVPLSIASIAFFARLAEGAFNEVDRGVLEAAVASGAKLRLILTDVLIVEALPSLIRGITVTLVSLISFSAMAGIVGGGGIGDLAIRYGYYRYETGVMIVTVIILVVVVQAIQFIGDGLARISSKR
- a CDS encoding FAD-binding oxidoreductase; this encodes MNYNDLFHIIDDKNRIKLGKDIEDKYLSDALNRNKGEADVLVFPINTDEVSSIMKFAYENNIAVTPRGAGTGLVGATIPTKGGIILDVSLMKNILELDENTLTVTVEPGILLTELQKFVEEKGLFYPPDPGEKNASIGGNISTNAGGMRAVKYGVTRDYVMGLEVVLADGSILNLGGKIIKNSSGLDIKDLIIGSEGTLGIITKAILKLIPKPQKSVSALIPFNSLEEGIDTVIKIIKKNANPTAIEFMEKDVIENAENFLKLKFPCNYGQAYLLLTFDGDETFEIESNYNKVKEVALENNALDFILLDKKEDIERTWKIRGALVTAVEAVSEQEPIDIVVPIDKSADFINYTKVAEKEFGIKISSFGHAGDGNVHLCVIRNGMEESQWNEKSKLLLQALYRKGKELNGLPSGEHGIGLNKRSYFIDVTDEINVEYMMRIKKAFDDKGILNAGKSYSE
- a CDS encoding transposase, producing the protein MIKLKNQIHFCDIYEEVVDCFEEDKPKFIKLFEEHINLEILIPHSFFNAYHSSTGHPRYYSLSSMLTALILQKILGLSETKTFLNILNLSSELRTLCRFFKVPHESQFSRFKNDFINHFHNFFNHLVHITEPICQQLNSTLSKIIIADTTGIEAYVKENNPKFFESLLRVGKSMKKKIDSNVIPHKYAYSKMPKETYANSEIKLSYINGHFCYALKATTLVNGLGIIRHIDFNDTQIMDFQNNNTAEDAKDHYDSKTLIPIMKRFLNQHKDFKYNYFLGDSAYDCDDNYKYLIKDCSIAPIICLNPRNSSNLPQPSGFTSDGTPLCPKDPELPMKFDGITREKGRSMRVKWLCPKSKKIKVNGKTKYNLTCTNPCTPSPCGRIYHPTINKDYRLNCPIPRDSEEWNNLYKIRTVTERTNNTLKNPLGLSTLKINKSDSLKAELFIAGITQLISLIISFKIDSKNNVFSIKSLIAEFKFFK